The Prunus persica cultivar Lovell chromosome G7, Prunus_persica_NCBIv2, whole genome shotgun sequence genome has a segment encoding these proteins:
- the LOC18771311 gene encoding DTW domain-containing protein 2 codes for MMEPEEDIHISDSAAADPPPRGPRPICSNCTRPGPVCLCHSLPAQPIKTQTQIIILHHPHEANHKLSTTPILTKCLSNSTAIVARKLKPGLSPLLDQSPPAIYLFPPTKASPAVSLSDLPSSPVPKHSPLVLIAFDATWKHAREMVKASEGFLSTFASRVCLDVDESASGGSIYDSELVLRKEPFGGCVSTMEAVARALGVIEPNGVEIEARLVRVLRDMVASQARYLKTPAKPRPKLLKKSKEKQRLKNESKSESVSESDPILGHGQL; via the coding sequence ATGATGGAACCAGAAGAAGACATCCACATCTCCGACAGCGCCGCCGCCGATCCACCGCCGCGTGGGCCCAGGCCCATATGCAGCAACTGCACCCGACCCGGCCCGGTCTGCCTCTGCCACTCTCTCCCGGCCCAGCCCATCAAAACCCAGACCCAAATCATAATCCTCCACCACCCCCACGAAGCCAATCACAAGCTCTCCACAACCCCAATCCTCACCAAATGCCTCTCCAACTCCACCGCCATTGTTGCGCGCAAGCTCAAGCCAGGCCTCTCCCCGCTCCTTGATCAATCACCGCCCGCCATCTACCTCTTCCCCCCAACTAAAGCCTCACCCGCCGTCAGCCTATCAGACCTCCCCAGCTCACCCGTCCCCAAACACTCCCCTTTGGTGCTCATCGCCTTCGACGCCACGTGGAAGCATGCTAGGGAGATGGTCAAAGCCAGCGAGGGGTTTTTGTCGACGTTTGCGAGCAGGGTTTGTTTGGATGTGGATGAGAGTGCAAGCGGTGGGAGCATTTACGACTCGGAGTTGGTTTTGCGGAAAGAGCCGTTTGGTGGGTGCGTGAGTACCATGGAGGCTGTGGCCAGGGCCTTGGGTGTGATTGAGCCCAATGGGGTCGAGATTGAGGCCAGGCTTGTTAGGGTTTTGAGGGACATGGTGGCTTCGCAGGCCCGGTATCTTAAGACGCCCGCAAAGCCCAGGCCCAAGTTGTTGAAGAAAAGCAAGGAGAAACAGCGGCTCAAGAATGAGAGTAAGAGTGAGAGTGTAAGTGAGAGTGACCCGATATTGGGTCACGGGCAACTTTAG
- the LOC18771821 gene encoding protein N-terminal glutamine amidohydrolase, which translates to MTTSELEVSGSSWDVSQFQHTPFYCEENVYLLCKELGTKGIADAQSSDLFVVFISNEKKQIPLWHQKASSRADGIVLWDYHVICIQRKGRGDSPSPHLVWDLDSSLPFPCPLARYVSETIRPDFQTFSEFQRYFRIVHAPVFLRCFASDRRHMKDSVGNWLHQPPLYQPIVAEDGTLHNLNDYFDIRATDAVTGTGADMTNEVFTKKLGVVITESQLEEFFSQIL; encoded by the exons atgaCGACGTCAGAGTTGGAAGTAAGCGGCAGCTCGTGGGACGTCTCTCAATTTCAACACACCCCTTTTTACTG TGAGGAGAATGTGTACTTGCTTTGCAAGGAACTGGGCACAAAGGGCATAGCAGATGCCCAAAGTTCtgatctttttgttgttttcatttccaaTGAGAAAAAACAG ATCCCATTGTGGCATCAGAAAGCCAGCAGCCGAGCAGATGGGATTGTTCTCTGGGATTATCATGTCATTTGCATACAGAGAAAAGGCAGAGGTGACTCACCCTCCCCACACTTAGTGTGGGATTTAGATTCAAGTCTTCCATTTCCTTGTCCCTTAGCACGCTATGTCTCCGAAACTATCCGCCCCGACTTTCAGACCTTTTCTGAATTCCAAAG GTATTTCCGGATTGTGCATGCCCCCGTGTTTCTCCGTTGCTTTGCATCTGATAGGAGACACATGAAAGATTCTGTTGGCAATTGGCTACATCAACCTCCCCTCTACCAGCCCATTGTTGCGGAGG ATGGAACTCTTCACAACCTGAATGACTACTTCGACATCCGTGCTACAGATGCAGTGACAGGTACAGGAGCTGATATGACCAATGAAGTTTTTACCAAAAAGCTTGGTGTGGTCATAACAGAAAGCCAACTGGAGGAGTTCTTTTCCCAAATTCTTTGA